One genomic segment of Kiritimatiella glycovorans includes these proteins:
- a CDS encoding DUF2851 family protein, producing the protein MITPALHPDDAWPVTERHLQAIWYDRALRPDRLTTTAGVPVRVVHPGRWNLEAGPDFMDARVLIGDPPRPVAGDVEVHLRAADWARHGHDADPRYSKVRVHVTLHAGSAPRLPLPPGCEEIALASFLEEDLERICERIDVHSYPYLKLPSPTRCGELLSGRPPEFKSALLEAAGRQRMRRRIDRFTALRERHGAAETLYRELMAGLGYRVNKSAFRRVAEAVSLERLRAAGGPLAATAVLTGAAGLLPDPADPRLTEESRRRARILWDLWFVRKPVWTPPLPGRDDWCAASRRPANEPARRLAAAALWFGPSPGLEERLAAAPAADAGGFIRRAMEELTAPRDPFWERHWTWTSASRQAPTALIGPGRARTLLINSVIPWRLAGPEPRSECETCFRTMPAEPWNSTLRRAARLVLGPDHPSTLCASALARQGLIELHDRYCLPARGVCDQCRLPKAICEWEP; encoded by the coding sequence ATGATCACCCCTGCCCTTCACCCCGACGATGCATGGCCGGTCACCGAGCGCCACCTGCAGGCGATCTGGTATGACCGGGCGCTGCGCCCGGACCGTCTGACCACAACGGCGGGGGTCCCTGTGCGCGTGGTTCATCCGGGACGCTGGAACCTCGAGGCGGGGCCGGACTTCATGGATGCCCGGGTCCTGATCGGCGACCCGCCGCGGCCCGTGGCCGGTGACGTGGAAGTGCACCTCCGCGCGGCGGACTGGGCACGGCACGGTCATGACGCCGACCCCCGGTACTCAAAGGTTCGGGTTCACGTGACGCTCCATGCCGGGAGCGCCCCCCGGCTCCCGCTTCCACCGGGCTGCGAGGAGATCGCCCTGGCCTCCTTTCTGGAAGAAGACCTCGAGCGGATCTGCGAGCGCATCGACGTCCACTCCTATCCCTATCTCAAGCTCCCGTCGCCGACCCGCTGCGGAGAACTCCTTTCCGGCCGCCCCCCGGAGTTCAAAAGCGCGCTGCTCGAGGCGGCCGGCCGGCAGCGGATGCGGAGGCGCATCGATCGTTTCACCGCGCTCCGCGAACGGCACGGCGCCGCCGAGACGCTGTACCGCGAACTCATGGCCGGTCTCGGCTACCGCGTGAACAAAAGCGCGTTCCGCCGGGTGGCCGAGGCCGTTTCGCTCGAGCGCCTACGCGCCGCCGGCGGCCCTCTCGCGGCGACGGCCGTACTGACCGGCGCGGCCGGACTGCTCCCCGATCCCGCCGATCCGCGTCTGACGGAGGAATCGCGCCGCCGCGCACGGATCCTCTGGGACCTCTGGTTTGTGCGCAAACCGGTCTGGACCCCGCCGCTGCCCGGACGGGACGACTGGTGCGCGGCCTCGCGTAGACCGGCCAACGAGCCCGCCCGCCGCCTGGCCGCCGCCGCGCTGTGGTTCGGACCTTCCCCGGGACTCGAGGAACGACTGGCTGCGGCGCCCGCCGCCGATGCCGGGGGATTCATACGCAGGGCGATGGAGGAGCTGACCGCGCCGCGCGACCCGTTCTGGGAACGGCACTGGACGTGGACCTCGGCTTCGCGGCAGGCGCCGACGGCGCTCATCGGTCCGGGCCGCGCCCGAACCCTGCTGATCAACAGCGTCATCCCCTGGCGGCTCGCCGGTCCGGAGCCCCGCTCGGAATGCGAAACCTGTTTCCGCACCATGCCCGCCGAACCCTGGAACAGCACCCTCCGCCGCGCGGCGCGTCTCGTCCTCGGCCCCGACCACCCGTCCACGCTCTGCGCCTCCGCACTCGCGCGACAGGGCCTGATC